A section of the Meles meles chromosome 8, mMelMel3.1 paternal haplotype, whole genome shotgun sequence genome encodes:
- the LOC123947913 gene encoding olfactory receptor 51T1, translating to MVIFNNTTSSSPDFLLTAFPGLELAHVWISIPVCCLYIIALLGNSMILFVIIIEKSLHKPMYYFLSMLSTVDLCLTISTLPTVLGVLWFHTREISLKACLIQMFFVHGFSILESSVLVAMAFDRFMAICNPLKYAIVFTDMIILLIGLVICLRQVVFTFPMVLALKNVSFHAGKELSHPFCYHPDMIKYTYSNPWISNFLGMFLQLYLTGTDLLFILFSYVLILRTVLSIVAPKKQQKALSTCVCHICAVTVFYVPMISLSFTHRLLSSTPRVVCSILANVYLLLPPVLNPIIYSLKTKTIRQAILQLFQFKGSRGPSMRGLRGRWD from the coding sequence ATGGTAATTTTCAATAACACCACATCATCTTCCCCAGACTTCCTACTCACTGCATTTCCTGGGCTGGAACTTGCTCACGTCTGGATCTCCATCCCTGTCTGCTGTCTCTACATCATTGCCCTCTTGGGAAATAGCATGATTCTGTTTGTCATCATCATTGAGAAGAGTCTCCACAAGCCCATGTATTATTTCCTCTCCATGCTGTCAACCGTTGATCTCTGTCTCACCATCTCAACTCTTCCCACTGTGCTTGGGGTTCTCTGGTTTCACACTCGGGAGATTAGCTTGAAAGCTTGCCTCATTCAAATGTTCTTTGTGCATGGCTTCTCCATCCTGGAGTCCTCAGTGCTGGTAGCCATGGCCTTTGACCGCTTTATGGCTATCTGTAACCCACTGAAGTATGCCATTGTCTTCACAGACATGATAATCTTGCTGATTGGACTGGTCATCTGCCTGCGGCAAGTTGTTTTCACCTTTCCCATGGTTCTAGCCTTGAAGAATGTATCTTTTCATGCAGGCAAAGAGCTTTCCCACCCATTCTGCTACCACCCAGATATGATCAAATACACATATTCCAACCCCTGGATCAGCAATTTTTTGGGCATGTTTCTGCAGCTCTACCTGACTGGCACTGACTTACTGTTCATTCTTTTCTCCTACGTTCTGATTCTTCGAACCGTCTTGAGCATCGTGGCCCCTAAGAAGCAACAAAAAGCTCTCAGCACTTGTGTCTGTCACATCTGTGCTGTCACTGTTTTCTATGTGCCAATGATCAGCCTGTCCTTTACACACCGCCTTCTCAGCTCCACCCCAAGAGTGGTCTGTAGCATTCTGGCCAATGTTTACTTGCTCTTACCACCTGTACTGAACCCTATCATTTATAGCTTGAAGACCAAGACGATCCGCCAGGCTATCCTCCAGCTGTTCCAGTTTAAGGGCTCACGGGGCCCCAGTATGAGGGGTCTTAGAGGACGGTGGGATTGA
- the LOC123949734 gene encoding olfactory receptor 51A7, whose translation MSAFNNSEVQLFLLIGIPGLEHAHIWISIPICLMYLVAIMGNSTILLIIKTDPSLHEPMYYFLALLAISDLGLSFSSLPTMLRIFLFNSMGISPNACFAQEFFIHGFTVMESSVLLVMSLDRFLAIHNPLRYSSLLTSRRVAKMRLTIAIRSILLVLPFPFTLRRLKYCQKNLLSHSYCLYQDTMKLACSDNKINVIYGFFVALCTMLDLALIFLSYMLILKTVLSIASLAERLRALNTCVSHMCAVLTFYVPIIALAAMHRFARHKIPLVIILIADIFLLLPPLMNPIVYCAKTQQIREKVLGKLFNICRR comes from the coding sequence ATGTCTGCTTTCAATAATTCTGAGGTCCAGCTTTTTCTTCTGATTGGAATCCCAGGACTGGAACATGCCCACATCTGGATCTCCATTCCTATTTGCCTCATGTACCTGGTTGCCATCATGGGCAACAGCACCATCCTCCTTATCATTAAGACAGACCCCTCACTTCATGAGCCCATGTATTATTTCCTTGCCCTGTTGGCCATCTCTGACCTGGGCCtgtccttctcctcccttcctaccATGCTGAGAATCTTCTTGTTCAATTCTATGGGAATTTCACCCAATGCCTGCTTTGCTCAAGAATTCTTCATCCACGGATTCACTGTCATGGAATCCTCAGTGCTTCTAGTTATGTCTTTGGATCGCTTTCTTGCCATTCATAATCCCCTGAGATACAGTTCTCTTCTCACTAGCCGCAGAGTTGCTAAAATGAGATTGACTATAGCCATCAGGAGCATTCTTTTAGTGCTTCCATTCCCATTCACTCTCAGGAGATTAAAATACTGTCAGAAGAATCTCCTTTCTCACTCATACTGTCTGTATCAGGACACCATGAAGCTGGCCTGCTCTGACAACAAGATCAATGTTATCTATGGCTTCTTTGTTGCTCTCTGTACTATGCTGGACTTGGCATTAATTTTTCTGTCATATATGCTGATCCTGAAGACAGTACTCAGCATTGCCTCTCTAGCAGAGAGGCTCAGGGCCCTCAATACCTGTGTCTCCCACATGTGTGCTGTGCTCACTTTCTATGTACCCATCATCGCCCTGGCTGCCATGCATCGCTTTGCCAGGCACAAAATCCCTCTAGTTATAATCCTTATTGCAGATATATTCTTGTTGTTGCCACCCCTAATGAACCCCATTGTGTATTGTGCAAAAACTCAGCAAATCCGGGAAAAGGTCTTGGGAAAGTTGTTTAACATATGTAggagatag
- the LOC123949027 gene encoding olfactory receptor 51G2, producing MTLGFLESNRNISSTFLLSGIPGLEHMHIWISIPLCLIYLVSILGNCTILFIIKTEPSLHEPMYLFLSMLALTDLGLSLCTLPTVLGIFWIGARDIGHDACFAQLFFIHCLSFLESSVLLSMAFDRFVAICLPLHYASILTNTVIGRIGLVSLGRSVALIFPLPFMLRRFPYCGSPVLSHSYCLHQEVMKLACADIKANSIYGMFVIISTVGIDSLLILFSYALILRTVLSIASKAERFKALNTCVSHICAVLLFYTPMIGLSVIHRFGKQAPHLVQVIMGFVYLLFPPLMNPIVYSVKTKQIRDRITHAFCC from the coding sequence ATGACTTTGGGATTCCTGGAAAGCAACCGCAACATTTCCTCCACCTTCCTGCTGAGTGGCATTCCTGGGCTGGAGCACATGCACATCTGGATCTCCATCCCATTGTGCCTTATATATCTGGTTTCCATCCTGGGGAACTGTACAATCCTTTTTATCATTAAAACAGAGCCCTCACTCCATGAACCTATGTACCTTTTCTTGTCCATGCTGGCTCTGACTGACCTGGGTCTGTCTCTTTGCACCCTCCCTACAGTACTGGGCATCTTTTGGATTGGGGCACGAGATATTGGTCATGATGCCTGTTTTGCTCAGCTCTTTTTTATTCACTGCTTGTCCTTCCTGGAGTCTTCTGTGCTACTCTCCATGGCCTTTGACCGCTTTGTGGCCATTTGTCTCCCCTTGCACTATGCTTCCATTCTCACCAACACAGTCATTGGCAGGATTGGCCTGGTTTCCCTGGGTCGCAGTGTAGCACTCATTTTCCCATTGCCTTTTATGCTCAGAAGATTCCCTTATTGTGGGTCCCCGGTTCTCTCACATTCCTATTGTCTCCACCAGGAAGTGATGAAATTGGCCTGTGCAGACATCAAAGCCAATAGCATCTATGGCATGTTTGTCATTATTTCGACAGTAGGTATAGACTCACTGCTCATTCTCTTCTCCTATGCCCTGATCCTGCGTACTGTGCTGTCTATTGCATCCAAAGCTGAGAGATTCAAAGCTCTTAACACCTGTGTTTCCCACATATGTGCTGTACTCCTCTTCTATACTCCCATGATTGGCTTGTCTGTCATCCACCGCTTTGGGAAGCAGGCACCTCATCTGGTCCAGGTGATCATGGGCTTTGTGtacctcctctttcctcccctgatGAACCCCATTGTCTACAGTGTGAAGACCAAACAGATCCGAGATCGCATAACCCATGCTTTTTGTTGCTAG
- the LOC123949766 gene encoding olfactory receptor 51A7-like: MHTLNSSKIEITTFFLIGIPGLEHVHLWISVPICFMYLVAILGNCTILFVIRTEPSLHAPMYYFLSMLAVSDLGLSLSSLPTMLRIFVFNATGISPNACFAQEFFIHGFTDMESSALLVMSFDRFLAIRNPLRYSSILTNARVAKMGLVFLIKSMLLVLPFPFTLKKLTYCRKSLLSHSYCLHQDVMKLACSDNTVNFFYGFFVALCMMSDSVFIAVSYIFILKTVMGIGSHKERLKALNTCVSHICAVLIFYVPIIALASMHRFGKHKSPVAMILIADIFLLVPPLMNPIVYCVKTRQIREKVWGKLGLK, encoded by the coding sequence ATGCACACTCTCAATTCCTCTAAAATTGAAATCACCACCTTCTTCCTGATTGGAATCCCAGGACTGGAGCATGTTCACCTTTGGATCTCTGTCCCCATTTGCTTCATGTACCTAGTGGCCATCCTTGGCAACTGCACCATCCTCTTTGTTATCAGGACAGAGCCTTCACTCCATGCCCCCATGTACTACTTCCTCTCCATGCTAGCTGTCTCTGACCTGGGCCTCTCCCTCTCATCCCTCCCTACTATGCTGAGGATCTTTGTTTTCAATGCTACAGGAATTTCCCCAAATGCCTGCTTTGctcaagaattctttatccatGGATTCACAGATATGGAGTCCTCAGCGCTCTTGGTCATGTCTTTTGACCGTTTTTTGGCCATACGCAACCCTCTGAGATACAGCTCTATCCTCACCAATGCCAGAGTTGCCAAAATGGGCCTGGTCTTTCTCATTAAAAGCATGCTCTTAGTGCTCCCATTTCCTTTCACTCTCAAAAAACTGACATATTGTAGGAAAAGCCTACTTTCTCACTCTTATTGTCTGCACCAGGATGTCATGAAGCTGGCCTGCTCTGACAACACGGTCAACTTTTTCTATGGCTTCTTCGTTGCCCTCTGTATGATGTCAGACAGTGTGTTCATTGCTGTGTCCTACATATTCATCCTGAAGACTGTGATGGGCATTGGATCTCATAAGGAGAGACTCAAGGCCCTCAACACCTGTGTCTCCCACATCTGTGCTGTGCTCATCTTCTATGTGCCCATCATTGCTTTGGCCTCCATGCACCGTTTTGGCAAGCACAAGTCCCCAGTGGCCATGATCCTCATTGCTGACATTTTCTTGCTAGTACCACCTCTGATGAACCCCATTGTATACTGTGTGAAGACACGGCAAATCCGTGAGAAGGTCTGGGGAAAACTAGGTCTAAAATGA